Proteins from a genomic interval of Desulfurobacterium sp. TC5-1:
- a CDS encoding OmpA family protein, with product MRIKILPLLATISTIVVLSGCGQTVVNTGVTITIPPKKAVPEVKVSVPSVNREEEALKEAEGKEPQIEVSKYIFENEVKAFRDLTGAKVIASVPLFGHLPSIKGDLLVVEEPQRVRIIIKDSLIFELNRDRIVNDSVIKAIAQSFNGKNSLLVIAGFSDSTGTDDFNNLITERRAEAVKKELESLGIPSYRILAFGCGSSKPIAPNSTVDGRAANRRVEVYVYPENMYVDNVCGQR from the coding sequence GTGAGGATAAAAATTTTACCATTATTGGCCACTATCTCAACGATTGTTGTTCTTTCTGGATGTGGTCAGACGGTCGTTAACACGGGTGTAACGATTACAATTCCACCGAAAAAGGCAGTTCCAGAGGTTAAGGTTAGTGTTCCTTCTGTCAATCGTGAAGAGGAAGCTTTGAAAGAAGCTGAAGGAAAGGAGCCTCAGATTGAGGTTTCAAAGTATATATTTGAAAACGAAGTAAAGGCGTTTAGAGATTTAACCGGAGCAAAGGTTATTGCTTCTGTACCGCTGTTTGGTCATTTACCGTCTATTAAAGGTGACCTTTTGGTGGTTGAAGAGCCTCAAAGAGTGAGAATAATCATTAAGGATTCACTTATTTTTGAACTTAACAGGGATAGGATTGTCAACGATTCTGTTATAAAGGCGATTGCACAGTCCTTTAACGGTAAGAACTCTCTTTTAGTTATTGCTGGTTTTTCTGATAGCACGGGGACTGATGATTTTAACAATCTTATTACTGAAAGAAGAGCGGAAGCTGTTAAAAAAGAACTTGAAAGCTTAGGTATTCCATCTTATAGAATTTTAGCCTTTGGTTGTGGATCTTCTAAGCCAATAGCGCCCAATAGTACGGTTGATGGAAGGGCAGCCAACAGGCGTGTTGAAGTTTACGTCTATCCTGAAAATATGTACGTTGATAATGTGTGTGGACAGAGATGA
- a CDS encoding glutamate-5-semialdehyde dehydrogenase, which yields MEIRKIAEEAKKVSYKLTGISTNVKNRTLLKAAELIDAKRDLIKAENEKDLKAAEEKGLSKAMIDRLLLNEKRIKGMIDVLHDVAKMEDPVGSVIKMWKRPNGIKIGKMRVPLGVVGIIYESRPNVTVEAASLCIKSSNAIILKGGKEAINSNRVLVNILKEAAESEGFPPEAIQFVDTTDRSIVKEMVQLDQFIDVIIPRGGEGLIRFVAENSRIPVIKHYKGVCHVFVDKFADLEKAWNICFNAKVQRPGVCNAMETMLVHSEIADGFMPEMIERFKKAGVELRGCERARAYDPEYIKEATEEDWYAEYLDLILAVKIVDSLEEAIEHINTYGSHHSDAIVTENYTNGMKFLNDIDSAAVYINASTRFTDGNVFGLGAEMGISTDKIHVRGPMGLEDLTIPKYIIFGNGQIRE from the coding sequence ATGGAAATAAGAAAAATTGCTGAAGAAGCAAAAAAGGTCAGCTATAAACTGACAGGTATATCAACGAACGTGAAAAACAGAACACTGCTCAAAGCAGCGGAACTGATCGATGCAAAGAGAGACCTTATAAAAGCCGAAAATGAAAAAGATCTAAAAGCTGCAGAAGAAAAAGGCCTGTCAAAAGCCATGATTGACAGGCTCCTTTTAAACGAAAAAAGGATAAAAGGGATGATCGACGTCCTCCATGATGTTGCGAAAATGGAAGACCCTGTCGGTTCTGTGATAAAGATGTGGAAGCGCCCAAACGGTATAAAAATAGGGAAAATGAGAGTTCCGTTAGGTGTTGTGGGAATAATATACGAATCAAGGCCAAACGTCACAGTAGAGGCAGCTTCCCTCTGTATAAAAAGTTCAAACGCAATAATCCTGAAGGGCGGTAAAGAGGCGATAAACTCAAACAGGGTACTTGTAAACATCTTAAAGGAAGCTGCTGAATCTGAAGGATTCCCACCTGAGGCAATCCAGTTTGTTGATACAACCGACAGAAGCATCGTTAAAGAGATGGTTCAGTTAGACCAGTTTATAGATGTGATAATCCCGAGAGGCGGTGAAGGATTGATAAGATTTGTTGCAGAAAACTCAAGAATCCCTGTAATAAAACACTACAAGGGTGTCTGCCACGTGTTCGTTGACAAGTTTGCAGACCTTGAGAAAGCGTGGAACATCTGTTTCAATGCAAAGGTTCAAAGACCGGGTGTGTGCAACGCAATGGAAACTATGCTCGTTCACAGCGAAATAGCAGACGGATTTATGCCGGAAATGATAGAAAGGTTTAAAAAGGCCGGCGTTGAACTTAGAGGATGCGAAAGGGCAAGAGCTTACGACCCGGAATACATAAAAGAAGCGACAGAAGAAGACTGGTACGCCGAATACCTTGACCTGATACTTGCCGTCAAAATCGTTGATTCTCTTGAAGAGGCGATAGAACACATAAACACCTACGGCTCTCACCACAGCGACGCCATAGTAACAGAAAACTATACAAACGGCATGAAATTTCTCAACGACATCGATTCTGCTGCCGTTTACATAAACGCCTCAACCCGCTTCACAGATGGAAACGTTTTCGGCCTCGGTGCAGAGATGGGAATCTCTACCGACAAGATACACGTGAGAGGACCTATGGGACTTGAAGACCTTACAATTCCAAAATACATAATCTTTGGCAA